In the genome of Olsenella profusa DSM 13989, one region contains:
- a CDS encoding type 1 glutamine amidotransferase: protein MADGVHTVRIAHLFPELLNLYGDSGNILVLKSRLAWRHLGCEVREVHVGERPSFSDVDLVFVGGGTDCEQRIVCESLLEEREELAAFVEDGGVLAAVCGGYQLLGDYYLMGDERVQGLALVDLYTDRDEPRLIGNVAVRSRISPQPIVGYENHGGRTHLGRDVEPLGTVLYGSGNDGESGYEGCLYKNVVGTYVHGPLLPKNPGVADYLLSRALKRRYGEGDLEPLDDSAEHAANKVMFDRMMAGTVPSR, encoded by the coding sequence ATGGCTGACGGTGTGCATACGGTGCGCATCGCGCACCTCTTCCCGGAGCTGCTCAACCTCTACGGGGACTCTGGCAACATCCTGGTGCTCAAGAGCCGCCTGGCCTGGCGCCACCTGGGCTGCGAGGTACGCGAGGTGCACGTGGGGGAGCGTCCGAGCTTCTCGGACGTCGACCTTGTCTTTGTGGGCGGTGGAACCGATTGCGAGCAGCGCATCGTGTGCGAGAGCCTGCTCGAGGAGCGCGAGGAGCTGGCGGCCTTCGTGGAGGACGGTGGCGTGCTCGCCGCCGTCTGTGGCGGCTACCAACTGCTCGGGGACTACTATCTCATGGGTGACGAGCGCGTGCAGGGGCTTGCGCTCGTCGATCTCTACACCGATCGCGACGAGCCACGCCTCATCGGCAACGTGGCCGTGAGGAGTCGCATCAGCCCACAGCCCATCGTGGGGTACGAGAACCATGGTGGCCGCACGCATCTGGGGCGGGACGTGGAGCCTCTGGGCACGGTGCTCTACGGAAGCGGTAACGACGGTGAGAGTGGCTATGAGGGCTGCCTCTACAAGAACGTGGTGGGCACCTATGTGCATGGGCCACTCCTGCCCAAGAATCCCGGTGTCGCCGATTATCTGTTGTCACGTGCCCTAAAGCGCAGGTATGGTGAGGGTGATCTCGAGCCGTTGGATGACTCTGCGGAGCATGCGGCCAACAAGGTCATGTTTGACAGGATGATGGCCGGTACCGTGCCTTCTCGCTAG
- a CDS encoding zinc-binding dehydrogenase gives MKALTRYCSDKGEFGGYHYIDMPVPECGSDDVIIRLKAAAICGADMKHWYADLDGKNTSDQLNSIRGHEFAGVIVKVGENVTDWEIGQRVVSDNAGKACGTCPACERGDFMLCEHKTGLGLDNNYKAFGGTGGFAKYAKIPGGILKLHPHAIWEIPDGMKYEEAAVLDPIANSYKAIAQQSSFLPGQDVVVIGTGPLGLFAVQIARVMGAINIVMVGLQDDVKTRFPIAREVGATHCVNGSTEDVVKRCLEICGRDNLGLVVECSGASIALKQSLEMLRPNGEVVRVGMGFKPLEFSINNITEWNKSIIGHQAYDSTSWRECIRLLVSGAIKVQPMITHRLGLSQWKDGFAAMADKSAVKCIFHYDEPDRDEKAYGEANYPDDYDFE, from the coding sequence ATGAAAGCATTGACTAGGTACTGCAGCGACAAAGGTGAGTTTGGAGGCTATCACTACATCGATATGCCCGTTCCGGAGTGTGGATCCGATGACGTCATCATCCGCCTGAAGGCCGCCGCAATCTGTGGAGCCGACATGAAGCACTGGTATGCGGACCTCGATGGCAAGAACACCTCCGACCAGCTCAATTCCATCCGTGGCCATGAGTTTGCCGGCGTGATCGTAAAGGTCGGCGAGAACGTGACCGATTGGGAGATAGGTCAGCGCGTCGTGTCCGACAATGCCGGCAAGGCCTGCGGCACGTGCCCTGCCTGCGAGCGCGGCGACTTCATGCTCTGCGAGCACAAGACCGGCCTCGGCCTTGACAACAACTACAAGGCGTTCGGCGGCACGGGCGGCTTCGCCAAGTACGCAAAGATCCCGGGGGGCATCCTGAAGCTTCATCCCCATGCCATCTGGGAGATACCAGATGGCATGAAGTACGAGGAGGCAGCTGTCCTCGACCCAATCGCGAACTCCTATAAGGCAATCGCCCAGCAGTCGAGCTTCCTGCCTGGCCAGGACGTCGTTGTCATCGGCACTGGCCCACTGGGTCTTTTTGCTGTCCAGATCGCCCGTGTCATGGGCGCCATCAACATCGTTATGGTCGGTCTCCAGGACGATGTCAAGACCAGGTTCCCCATCGCCCGCGAGGTCGGTGCCACCCACTGCGTGAACGGTTCCACCGAGGATGTCGTCAAGCGTTGCCTCGAGATCTGCGGTCGTGACAACCTCGGTCTTGTCGTCGAGTGCTCCGGCGCCAGCATCGCGCTCAAGCAGTCTCTTGAGATGCTGCGTCCGAACGGCGAGGTCGTCCGTGTTGGCATGGGCTTCAAGCCGCTCGAGTTCTCCATCAACAACATCACCGAGTGGAACAAGAGCATCATCGGCCACCAGGCCTACGACTCCACCTCCTGGCGCGAGTGCATTCGTCTCCTTGTCTCTGGCGCCATCAAGGTCCAGCCAATGATCACCCATCGCCTTGGTCTTTCCCAGTGGAAGGACGGCTTCGCTGCAATGGCAGACAAGTCTGCCGTCAAGTGCATCTTCCATTACGACGAGCCGGACAGGGACGAGAAGGCATACGGCGAGGCCAACTACCCCGACGACTATGACTTCGAGTAG
- a CDS encoding ATP-binding protein → MLDPETRRELREPRVPSKVEAVEMLESDASLAALPLDDRLRTVVDHAYQEMEDARAARLLRDARLRLPQADVANIGYDGRPLDHTPVTELATCQLVASATYVIAEGLTGTGKGHLARALGKRACKRGLKTLYVRMPDMLVYRTERMSAG, encoded by the coding sequence ATGCTCGACCCCGAGACCAGGAGGGAGCTGCGCGAGCCCAGGGTGCCCTCGAAGGTCGAGGCGGTGGAGATGCTCGAGTCCGACGCGTCCCTCGCGGCCCTGCCCCTCGACGACCGCCTGCGCACGGTCGTCGACCACGCATACCAGGAGATGGAGGATGCGCGCGCGGCGAGGCTGCTGCGCGACGCCCGCCTCCGGCTGCCTCAGGCCGACGTCGCGAACATCGGCTACGACGGCAGGCCGCTCGACCACACGCCGGTCACCGAACTCGCCACCTGCCAGCTCGTCGCCTCCGCCACCTACGTGATAGCCGAGGGACTCACCGGCACAGGCAAGGGCCACCTTGCCCGTGCGCTGGGGAAGCGGGCCTGCAAGCGCGGGCTCAAGACCCTCTACGTGCGCATGCCCGACATGCTTGTCTACCGGACGGAGAGGATGTCTGCGGGGTGA
- a CDS encoding type II toxin-antitoxin system RelB/DinJ family antitoxin: MKEKMTPIVAKVMPQEKELFFEATERIGTTPSNAIRMFIAAFNRVGTFPFELGVPAGRSVGKHDAT; this comes from the coding sequence ATGAAGGAAAAGATGACCCCGATTGTCGCCAAGGTCATGCCCCAGGAGAAAGAGCTGTTCTTTGAGGCAACCGAGCGCATCGGAACCACCCCATCCAACGCCATTCGGATGTTTATCGCAGCGTTTAACAGGGTTGGCACCTTTCCCTTTGAGTTGGGGGTGCCAGCAGGGAGAAGCGTGGGGAAGCACGATGCGACATAA
- a CDS encoding ribokinase, whose amino-acid sequence MKKIIVYGGLNMDLSMECDRLPVPGESLRGSNFVATPGGKGGNEAVAAARMGAETFMVGKVGNDHYGRKLTSELVEHGVSVNNVSVTARDETGVSLVLRCGTERSVVTDPGANAKMSYEEVRAAIHGLGQHSNILLMSLGGGIDVAMQSLACAKRNDLFVILRASVVEGMKLPDEAYAGLDLLVINRTDCRILSGLAPTDDGACARALEFFAGRGVRQCVITLKGGGSVTLVDGEMVRVPGRKVEVVDPSCAGDTYAGTLATCLADDMPLKESMEFATAAAALAITKVGAQESIPSWKQAQDFLKAAQE is encoded by the coding sequence ATGAAGAAGATCATCGTCTACGGCGGCCTCAACATGGACCTTTCGATGGAGTGCGACCGCCTGCCCGTGCCAGGTGAAAGCCTGAGGGGCAGCAACTTTGTGGCAACGCCCGGCGGCAAGGGCGGCAACGAGGCCGTGGCCGCCGCGCGCATGGGTGCCGAGACCTTCATGGTGGGCAAGGTGGGCAACGACCACTACGGTCGCAAGCTCACGTCCGAGCTCGTGGAGCATGGCGTCTCCGTCAACAACGTGAGCGTGACGGCGCGTGACGAGACGGGCGTGTCGCTCGTGCTGCGCTGCGGCACCGAGCGCAGCGTAGTCACCGACCCCGGCGCCAACGCCAAGATGTCCTACGAGGAGGTTCGTGCGGCCATCCATGGCCTGGGGCAGCACAGCAACATCCTGCTCATGTCCCTGGGTGGGGGCATCGACGTTGCCATGCAGTCGCTTGCCTGCGCCAAGCGCAACGATCTGTTCGTCATCCTGCGCGCGTCGGTGGTGGAGGGCATGAAGCTGCCCGACGAGGCGTATGCGGGGCTCGACCTCCTGGTGATCAACCGCACGGACTGTCGCATCCTCAGTGGCCTCGCGCCGACGGACGATGGCGCCTGCGCCAGGGCGCTTGAGTTCTTTGCAGGCAGGGGCGTCAGGCAGTGCGTCATCACGCTCAAGGGCGGTGGCTCCGTGACGCTCGTGGATGGTGAGATGGTGCGCGTTCCCGGCAGGAAGGTCGAGGTCGTCGACCCCTCCTGCGCTGGCGACACGTATGCGGGCACCCTGGCGACATGCCTGGCCGATGACATGCCGCTCAAGGAGAGCATGGAGTTTGCCACGGCAGCGGCGGCGCTTGCCATCACCAAGGTGGGGGCCCAGGAGTCCATCCCCAGCTGGAAGCAGGCGCAGGACTTCCTCAAGGCGGCACAGGAGTAG
- a CDS encoding 3-hydroxyisobutyrate dehydrogenase: MDKELLDYVAAKVEEMLAAPPASADTKAAAQAWKDAIAGGADADAATNTLLDAISEHQTTIDDLIALAGSDMGKKAFGEEGAAKMVAHSQERKNAGAKFCDCAACRPCHELLHKFDREEADVYL, encoded by the coding sequence ATGGACAAGGAACTCCTGGACTACGTTGCGGCCAAGGTCGAAGAGATGCTCGCCGCGCCCCCGGCCTCGGCTGACACCAAGGCGGCCGCGCAGGCTTGGAAGGACGCCATCGCAGGTGGCGCGGACGCAGATGCCGCAACCAACACACTGCTCGACGCCATAAGCGAGCACCAGACCACCATCGATGATCTCATTGCCCTCGCCGGGTCCGACATGGGCAAGAAGGCCTTTGGCGAGGAGGGTGCCGCAAAGATGGTTGCCCACTCGCAGGAGCGCAAGAACGCCGGCGCCAAGTTCTGCGACTGCGCGGCCTGCAGGCCCTGTCACGAGCTTCTACACAAGTTTGATCGCGAGGAGGCAGACGTATACCTGTAG
- a CDS encoding MurT ligase domain-containing protein, whose amino-acid sequence MGIRSGIAIGAGRLVHWGLSHVVHRSASQLPGRVALSIDPMLMRELAHKLTWGSVVTCGTNGKTTTNNIIASTLEHAGRKVLCNRVGANMAPGVVSALLSGRSADVGVIEADELSTINILPSLQPHYLVLLNLFRDQLDRAGEIDRVQDVIVRALAASPATALVVNGDDPLSVWVARRAHEEGTKVLAFGVAEPLDVVPDRVPEARFCPSCGAELSYGYRSYAQLGAFSCPRCDFARPDLAFTATAVKVGREGVRFVATALDGASATVSASFGGTYMVYNLLASFAAATLCGAGAGDLNETLKTYHPKNGRLQHFDVDGREVVLNLAKNPAGLNQNIGLLEQDTRRKVVLVLVNDNANDGTDVSWIWDVDFERFRDEDDLRLYAGGTRANDVQVRLKYAGLPSEVVGSVEEAVRRADSLPKERPLYVLANYSALFPARAELERLGERHG is encoded by the coding sequence ATGGGCATTCGCTCGGGCATCGCCATCGGTGCCGGTCGTCTTGTCCACTGGGGCCTGTCCCATGTCGTGCACAGGAGTGCGTCGCAGCTGCCGGGGCGCGTCGCCCTCTCGATCGACCCCATGCTCATGCGCGAGCTGGCACACAAGCTCACCTGGGGTTCCGTGGTCACGTGTGGCACCAATGGCAAGACGACCACCAACAACATCATCGCCAGCACGCTGGAGCATGCCGGCAGGAAGGTGCTCTGCAACCGTGTGGGTGCCAACATGGCGCCAGGTGTGGTGTCGGCGCTCCTCTCCGGCCGCTCTGCGGATGTGGGCGTCATCGAGGCGGACGAGCTCTCGACCATCAACATCCTGCCGAGCCTGCAGCCTCACTATCTGGTGCTGCTCAACCTCTTTCGTGACCAGCTCGATCGTGCCGGTGAGATCGATCGCGTGCAGGACGTGATCGTGCGCGCCCTTGCCGCCTCACCCGCCACAGCGCTCGTGGTCAACGGGGACGACCCGCTGTCCGTATGGGTCGCGCGTCGTGCGCATGAGGAGGGCACGAAGGTGCTGGCCTTTGGGGTGGCGGAGCCGCTCGATGTGGTGCCCGACCGCGTGCCCGAGGCGCGTTTCTGCCCCAGCTGCGGGGCGGAGCTCTCCTATGGGTACCGCAGCTATGCCCAGCTGGGCGCCTTCTCGTGCCCCCGGTGCGACTTCGCCCGCCCCGACCTCGCCTTCACGGCGACCGCCGTGAAGGTTGGCCGTGAGGGCGTGCGCTTTGTGGCAACGGCGCTCGACGGCGCCTCCGCCACGGTATCCGCCTCGTTCGGCGGCACCTACATGGTCTACAACCTGCTTGCGTCCTTTGCGGCGGCCACGCTCTGTGGTGCCGGTGCAGGCGACCTCAACGAGACGCTCAAGACCTACCACCCCAAGAACGGCCGCCTGCAGCACTTTGACGTGGATGGGCGCGAGGTCGTGCTCAACCTGGCCAAGAACCCGGCCGGCCTCAACCAGAACATCGGTCTCTTGGAGCAGGACACGCGCAGGAAGGTCGTGCTCGTGCTCGTCAACGACAACGCCAACGATGGCACGGACGTCTCGTGGATCTGGGACGTGGACTTCGAGCGCTTCCGCGATGAGGACGACCTGCGCCTCTATGCGGGGGGCACCCGTGCCAATGACGTGCAAGTGCGCCTCAAGTACGCCGGGTTGCCCTCGGAGGTGGTGGGTAGCGTGGAGGAGGCTGTCCGCAGGGCGGACTCGCTCCCCAAGGAGCGCCCGCTCTATGTGCTGGCCAACTACTCGGCGCTGTTTCCCGCGCGGGCCGAGCTGGAGAGGCTGGGGGAGCGCCATGGCTGA